The genomic DNA gaaataaaattataaaaGGAAAAGATAAAAGGAAAATATATGCAATTGGGCTATCCTACTAGTTTTATAACAACAAATCTTTAGTAAATAAAGAAATCCAGGAAAAAGTCGAGTAATATTAGCTATATAACGCTGGTAATATAGTGTTATATAACCCGTCACCAGCACAGTTGGCACATTTCTCAAATTCACAAATTTACACAACAAAATCAGGGTTTGGTAGTGTTATATAACCCGTCACCAGCACAGTTGGCACATTTATCAAATTCACAAATTTACACAACAAAATCAGGGTTTGGAAGATGGCAAGAATCAGCAGCAGCAGCGAGAGTAGCAAGAaaagcagcagcaacagcaagaAGAGGTATGGTATCGAATTACTCCCTGAAGAACTCATGCTCAAAATATTTGTCTTACTGCCTGTTGTAACCCTCCTTCGCTGCAAATCAGTTTGCAAATCCTGGCTATCTCTTATATTAAACCCACAATTCGTCGAAACTCACTTGATTGAATCCCGGAAACGACAACCCTTGTCGATACTCAAACTTTTGGGAGACCAGTTTTACATTGATACTGATCATAAAACATCAAGCCACCTCCAGTTGCCAGAACATTTCACTGTTGTGACTGGTTCCGTATTGTGTTGTAATGGTCTTGTTTGTCTCGCCAATCTCGAATGTGATACTATTTATTTGTGGAATCCGATGATTAGGAAATTTAAGATACTACCTACTCCTAAATTTAAGCCAACTCCAGTTGCCAGAACATTTCACTTTTGTTCGTTTAAGCTAGGGTTTGGTTATGATGGTTTTTGTAATGATTACAAGATTGTTAGGATTGTTTTGTACACTGCGTATGCTCGTTACAAGACACGTGATTTTGTTTATTCGGTACATGTGGAGATGTATTCAGCCAATGAGGATTCTTGGAAAGAGATCGAGATTCCTGAATCAATAAAGTTTTTTAAGTTTTATCCATCTGGAGAGGTGGGTGTTTTTCTTCCTCAAACCCACGGGGTATTGTATTTCGAAGGCTTTTACGAGTTACTATCGTTTGATTTGCATGAGGAAGTGTTTAGAGTGTATCCATATCATGTACCTGGCAAATATCCCATATATGAGCGAAATGAACCAAGAATGTCACGTCTTTTAAATTTTGAAGGTTCTCTTGCTATGATATATGCTGAATCCATTGATGTTGGTGAATCATTTTACAGTCTATGGACATTTGATGTGGATTGTGGTAATGTGTCTTGGACTAAACAGTTCAATATTGAGAATAGGTCAGAGGATGATCTGGTAATTCTATATTTGGATGATGGACAGTTTATTGttgtcaaaaaaaaatattttggtcCTGGCAGTAATTATTATTACTACACAAAAAAACTTGCGAAGAAGTTTCTTCCACCTCCTGGTAGTTTTATCTGCACAGTTGCTAAGTACAGCGAGAGCCTTGTTTCACTTGAAGGGTTTGAAGAACTAGAGTAAAGTGGTGATTGCAGATATATATATAGTAGCATATGAAAAAAACGAAGCACAGTGTTGGTCATTAGCTTTTCAGTTTCATAATTACCATGTATTGTACTACTTTCTTGTATCACAAAGCTTTGTTTTATCAAAGCATTTCAACAATTGAAGCTATCGAATTGGCTATTTAATCAATTTAGTTTCATTGTTTTTACTAGTATGTGAATCAATGAACTATTTTTAGATTGTAAATTCTGACTTGCAGCATCTAACTTGATGTATTATCTTGTTTCATTATCCTCCTCATTCAGCAGTGCACTTATATTTGTTTATAATATCAGATCCTTGATTAGTTGAGTTCATTTTTATATCAAATTGGATTAATGTTCAAATCTTCAATGTAATTTTTAATAGAGTATTTTGCACTCTATATATCACACAGCTTTTGCCTTTCTACTTTGATTTCTCTATTTTTCCTATTATATACCCCTGTTGATTAAAACCAACAGTTCTTTGCATTAAAGCCTCCAAATCAAGTATACAAGATAGACCCTCCTTACGTTCTTTTGTATGTATTGAGGTTTCTGAAAGGATTAGAATCATTTTGAAGTTGTTAAATTCGGTGATTTGTGTTCCGTTAGATTGATGTAAAGTTTATAACTTATAGTTgttatatacttatatatttggGTGTGTGTTATTTGTGT from Apium graveolens cultivar Ventura chromosome 5, ASM990537v1, whole genome shotgun sequence includes the following:
- the LOC141661148 gene encoding F-box protein At4g22390-like, giving the protein MARISSSSESSKKSSSNSKKRYGIELLPEELMLKIFVLLPVVTLLRCKSVCKSWLSLILNPQFVETHLIESRKRQPLSILKLLGDQFYIDTDHKTSSHLQLPEHFTVVTGSVLCCNGLVCLANLECDTIYLWNPMIRKFKILPTPKFKPTPVARTFHFCSFKLGFGYDGFCNDYKIVRIVLYTAYARYKTRDFVYSVHVEMYSANEDSWKEIEIPESIKFFKFYPSGEVGVFLPQTHGVLYFEGFYELLSFDLHEEVFRVYPYHVPGKYPIYERNEPRMSRLLNFEGSLAMIYAESIDVGESFYSLWTFDVDCGNVSWTKQFNIENRSEDDLVILYLDDGQFIVVKKKYFGPGSNYYYYTKKLAKKFLPPPGSFICTVAKYSESLVSLEGFEELE